One Actinosynnema pretiosum DNA segment encodes these proteins:
- a CDS encoding S-(hydroxymethyl)mycothiol dehydrogenase has protein sequence MPHRVRGVVAKAKGQPVTVETIIIPDPGPGEAVVRVQTCGVCHTDLHYREGGINDEFPFLLGHEAAGIVEEVGEGVTDLAPGDFVVLNWRAVCGSCRACAKGKPQYCFNTHNAAQPMTLEDGTPLTNALGIGAFAEKTLVHSGQCTKVDPSASPAAVGLLGCGVMAGIGAAINTGNVSRGDTVAVIGCGGVGNAAVMGAKLAGASKVIAVDVDAAKLEWARGFGATDVVNSRETDAVEAIQALTGGFGADVVIDAVGRPETWKQAFYARDLAGTVVLVGVPTPEMTLELPFIDVFSRGGALKSSWYGDCLPSRDFPMLVDLYQQGRLDLDAFVTETIALDGVEAAFDKMHGGQVLRSVVQL, from the coding sequence ATGCCGCACCGCGTCCGTGGCGTCGTCGCCAAGGCCAAGGGCCAGCCGGTGACCGTGGAGACGATCATCATCCCCGACCCCGGTCCGGGTGAGGCCGTCGTCAGGGTGCAGACCTGCGGGGTCTGCCACACCGACCTGCACTACCGCGAGGGCGGCATCAACGACGAGTTCCCGTTCCTGCTCGGCCACGAGGCCGCGGGGATCGTGGAGGAGGTCGGCGAGGGCGTCACCGACCTCGCGCCCGGCGACTTCGTCGTCCTCAACTGGCGCGCGGTGTGCGGCTCGTGCCGCGCGTGCGCCAAGGGCAAGCCGCAGTACTGCTTCAACACGCACAACGCCGCCCAGCCGATGACGCTGGAGGACGGCACCCCGCTGACCAACGCGCTGGGCATCGGCGCGTTCGCCGAGAAGACCCTGGTGCACAGCGGCCAGTGCACGAAGGTCGACCCGTCGGCCTCCCCCGCCGCCGTGGGCCTGCTCGGCTGCGGCGTCATGGCGGGCATCGGCGCGGCGATCAACACCGGCAACGTCAGCCGGGGCGACACGGTCGCGGTCATCGGCTGCGGCGGCGTCGGCAACGCGGCCGTCATGGGCGCGAAGCTCGCGGGCGCGTCGAAGGTCATCGCCGTCGACGTGGACGCGGCCAAGCTGGAGTGGGCGCGCGGGTTCGGCGCGACGGACGTGGTGAACAGCCGCGAGACCGACGCCGTCGAGGCCATCCAGGCGCTGACCGGCGGGTTCGGCGCGGACGTGGTGATCGACGCGGTGGGCCGCCCGGAGACCTGGAAGCAGGCGTTCTACGCCCGCGACCTGGCCGGGACCGTGGTCCTGGTGGGCGTGCCGACGCCGGAGATGACGCTGGAGCTGCCGTTCATCGACGTGTTCTCGCGCGGCGGGGCGCTCAAGTCGTCCTGGTACGGCGACTGCCTGCCCTCGCGCGACTTCCCGATGCTGGTCGACCTGTACCAGCAGGGCAGGCTCGACCTGGACGCGTTCGTCACCGAGACGATCGCGCTGGACGGCGTCGAGGCCGCGTTCGACAAGATGCACGGCGGCCAGGTGCTGCGCTCGGTGGTCCAGCTGTGA
- a CDS encoding MBL fold metallo-hydrolase has product MTARVDHATSSGTFSLDGQTFDVENNIWVVGDDSECVVIDAPHAVEPILELIAGRRVVAILATHAHDDHVRVAPALSEATGAPVWLHPADLPVWELTHGEREPDGQLSDGQRITVGGTELVVLHTPGHAPGAVCFHAPELGVVFTGDTLFRGGPGATGRSFSDFPTIVRSIEERLLSLPEDTVVHTGHGDSTKIGDESPHLGDWITRGH; this is encoded by the coding sequence GTGACCGCGCGCGTCGACCACGCCACCTCGTCCGGCACGTTCTCGCTGGACGGGCAGACCTTCGACGTCGAGAACAACATCTGGGTCGTCGGCGACGACAGCGAGTGCGTGGTGATCGACGCGCCGCACGCGGTGGAGCCGATCCTGGAGCTGATCGCCGGGCGGCGGGTGGTCGCGATCCTGGCCACGCACGCGCACGACGACCACGTCCGGGTGGCGCCCGCGCTGTCCGAGGCGACCGGGGCCCCGGTGTGGCTGCACCCGGCGGACCTGCCGGTGTGGGAGCTGACGCACGGTGAGCGGGAGCCCGACGGGCAGCTCTCGGACGGGCAGCGGATCACGGTCGGGGGCACCGAGCTGGTGGTGCTGCACACGCCCGGTCACGCGCCGGGGGCGGTGTGCTTCCACGCGCCGGAGCTGGGCGTGGTGTTCACCGGGGACACGCTGTTCCGGGGCGGGCCCGGCGCGACGGGGCGGTCGTTCAGCGACTTCCCGACGATCGTGCGCTCGATCGAGGAGCGGCTGCTGTCGCTGCCGGAGGACACGGTGGTGCACACCGGGCACGGGGACAGCACGAAGATCGGCGACGAGAGCCCGCACCTGGGCGACTGGATCACCAGGGGGCACTAG
- a CDS encoding RICIN domain-containing protein, with translation MSAALKTGAVLAAALVCTGVAAAPARAQEATGEITGTVWIDRDGDGQVNRVGEGPRYATERLRSYTEVEVVARETGHRWTAQTNPYGEFHFSGLPQGVFDVSADAVGMRSLGPVTRQVELSATAPAAAPLMFPQLGNNIVVNAVVDSNGDGILTDERGELDQTFYVRGRDVEGKPSYGDTVTLGPANVIEGLPAGVYTVYSHTPPAGTRLTKPNARTNADPVDQDSDFVQSYYGPTTLPHVFTGDDGVWTPGFGVTEGQGETNPVLTNAASGWCLDQEHPTGTATEVVGAHHCNSGANQRWVFEWAGPDVVKLANERTGHCVDQEHPNAVVAHPCGGGNEEFWRVVHDERVDEAATLVNVATGHCLDQEYPSGGATTKVGAYPCNGGANQRWLVS, from the coding sequence GTGTCAGCAGCGCTGAAGACAGGCGCGGTCCTCGCGGCCGCCCTGGTCTGCACGGGTGTCGCGGCGGCGCCCGCGCGGGCGCAGGAGGCCACCGGCGAGATCACCGGCACGGTCTGGATCGACCGGGACGGGGACGGGCAGGTCAACCGGGTCGGCGAGGGGCCGCGCTACGCGACGGAGCGGCTCAGGTCGTACACCGAGGTCGAGGTCGTGGCGCGCGAGACCGGTCATCGCTGGACGGCGCAGACCAACCCGTACGGGGAGTTCCACTTCTCCGGTCTGCCGCAGGGCGTGTTCGACGTGTCGGCGGACGCGGTCGGGATGCGGTCCCTCGGCCCGGTCACCCGGCAGGTCGAGCTGAGCGCGACCGCCCCCGCCGCGGCCCCGCTGATGTTCCCGCAGCTGGGCAACAACATCGTGGTCAACGCCGTGGTCGACTCCAACGGCGACGGGATCCTGACCGATGAGCGCGGCGAGCTCGACCAGACCTTCTACGTCAGGGGCCGCGACGTCGAGGGCAAGCCGTCCTACGGCGACACCGTGACCCTCGGCCCCGCCAACGTCATCGAGGGCCTCCCCGCCGGGGTCTACACGGTCTACTCCCACACCCCGCCCGCCGGGACCAGGCTGACGAAGCCGAACGCCCGCACCAACGCGGACCCGGTGGACCAGGACTCCGACTTCGTGCAGTCCTACTACGGCCCGACCACCCTGCCGCACGTCTTCACCGGTGACGACGGCGTGTGGACCCCCGGCTTCGGCGTGACCGAGGGCCAGGGCGAGACCAACCCCGTGCTGACCAACGCGGCCAGCGGCTGGTGCCTGGACCAGGAGCACCCGACCGGAACGGCGACCGAGGTCGTCGGCGCGCACCACTGCAACAGCGGTGCGAACCAGCGCTGGGTGTTCGAGTGGGCGGGTCCGGACGTGGTCAAGCTGGCCAACGAGCGCACCGGGCACTGCGTCGACCAGGAGCACCCCAACGCCGTTGTCGCCCACCCGTGCGGCGGCGGGAACGAGGAGTTCTGGCGGGTCGTGCACGACGAGCGGGTCGACGAGGCCGCGACGCTGGTCAACGTGGCGACGGGGCACTGCCTGGACCAGGAGTACCCGAGCGGCGGCGCCACGACCAAGGTCGGCGCGTACCCGTGCAACGGCGGGGCGAACCAGAGGTGGCTGGTGTCCTGA